In a single window of the Drosophila albomicans strain 15112-1751.03 chromosome 3, ASM965048v2, whole genome shotgun sequence genome:
- the LOC117569528 gene encoding angiopoietin-related protein 2-like isoform X1 produces the protein MCKTDNEMLKINEKRISDNYTSNIRSIKIPDYGSFDVLFDNKTAEKDWIVIQQRIDGKENFFRDWNTYVAGFGSFEGDFFLGLEKIHRLTYSTRYQLMIRMEYFNGTTQHAEYNNFKVDSNETEYTLSSLGQYSNDKDNQFWGSDNLRWHEGMKFSTFDNENDLWNQECAEVHRGGWWYNRCTASNLNGEFSVTDGSKYAQMYWADYSPLKSVQMMIRKYYPVVDK, from the exons ATGTGCAAAACAGATAACGAAATGTTAAAGATAAATGAGAAAAGGATTTCAGATAATTACACTTCGAATATTcgttcaataaaaatacctgACTATGGTTCATTCGATGTGTTGTTCGATAATAAGACAGCTGAAAAAGACTGGATAGTAATCCAGCAAAGAATAGATGGAAAAGAAAATTTCTTTCGCGATTGGAATACGTACGTAGCAGGCTTTGGATCTTTTGAGGGAGATTTCTTTCTAGGCCTAGAGAAGATTCATCGACTAACGTACTCGACACGCTATCAACTCATGATTCGAATGGAATACTTCAATGGGACTACGCAACACGCtgaatacaataattttaaagttgatAGCAATGAAACGGAGTACACATTGAGTAGTTTAGGTCAATATTCTAACGATAAAGACAATCAATTCTGGGGCAGCGACAATTTACGATGGCACGAAGGCATGAAATTCTCAACGTTTGACAACGAGAATGATTTGTGGAACCAAGAGTGTGCAGAGGTTCATCGTGGAGGATGGTGGTACAATCGTTGCACAGCTAG CAATTTAAATGGAGAATTCTCAGTGACGGACGGCAGCAAATACGCACAAATGTATTGGGCGGACTATTCGCCTCTCAAGAGTGTTCAAATGATGATACGAAAATATTATCCAGTGGTGGACAAATAA
- the LOC117569528 gene encoding angiopoietin-related protein 2-like isoform X2: protein MCKTDNEMLKINEKRISDNYTSNIRSIKIPDYGSFDVLFDNKTAEKDWIVIQQRIDGKENFFRDWNTYVAGFGSFEGDFFLGLEKIHRLTYSTRYQLMIRMEYFNGTTQHAEYNNFKVDSNETEYTLSSLGQYSNDKDNQFWGSDNLRWHEGMKFSTFDNENDLWNQECAEVHRGGWWYNRCTASNLNGEFSVTDGSKYGQMYWADYSPLKSVQMMIRKYYPVVDK, encoded by the exons ATGTGCAAAACAGATAACGAAATGTTAAAGATAAATGAGAAAAGGATTTCAGATAATTACACTTCGAATATTcgttcaataaaaatacctgACTATGGTTCATTCGATGTGTTGTTCGATAATAAGACAGCTGAAAAAGACTGGATAGTAATCCAGCAAAGAATAGATGGAAAAGAAAATTTCTTTCGCGATTGGAATACGTACGTAGCAGGCTTTGGATCTTTTGAGGGAGATTTCTTTCTAGGCCTAGAGAAGATTCATCGACTAACGTACTCGACACGCTATCAACTCATGATTCGAATGGAATACTTCAATGGGACTACGCAACACGCtgaatacaataattttaaagttgatAGCAATGAAACGGAGTACACATTGAGTAGTTTAGGTCAATATTCTAACGATAAAGACAATCAATTCTGGGGCAGCGACAATTTACGATGGCACGAAGGCATGAAATTCTCAACGTTTGACAACGAGAATGATTTGTGGAACCAAGAGTGTGCAGAGGTTCATCGTGGAGGATGGTGGTACAATCGTTGCACAGCTAG CAATTTAAATGGAGAATTCTCAGTGACGGACGGCAGCAAATACGGACAAATGTATTGGGCGGACTATTCGCCTCTCAAGAGTGTTCAAATGATGATACGAAAATATTATCCAGTGGTGGACAAATAA
- the LOC117570551 gene encoding angiopoietin-related protein 7-like — translation MSRIVIYSALIVVAQGVSFAGATISPETCESTRQLEEQCSTYSYSVLKPMLDYLRHVREELERKELMNREIQELRANRDYNNGIIKELRNQIEFQKETIRKFTDISKRTDSCDDLIFKLSDRSKMLSKCEHNFKEVNRTFVEKSDSLVKFENNFNELNKTFIEKNFMLLKCENNFSELKKNIIEKNESLVKLKNNFNELNEKYIEKNNGIFKCENKFSELNKTFVKQNNELLKQTKDLQMCKTDNEMLKINEKRISDSFTSSIHSINIPDYDSFDVLFDNKTAEKDWIVIQQRIDGKEDFYRDWNTYVAGFGSFEGDFFLGLEKIHRLTYSTRYQLRIRVEYFNGIIRHAGYDNFKIDGNETDYTLSSLGKFSGDNDGHPWGGDNLRHQEGMKFSTFDRDNDRWENECAKSHKAGWWHNRCTVSNLNGLYSVIDGNKYTQMYWSNFTPLKSVQMIIRKYQPL, via the exons ATGAGCagaattgtaatatattcAGCCTTGATTGTGGTTGCTCAAGGAGTGTCCTTTGCAGGAGCAACAATTTCACCAgaa ACATGTGAATCAACTCGTCAACTTGAAGAACAATGCAGCACATATTCGTATTCAGTTTTAAAGCCAATGCTGGATTATTTGCGACATGTTAGAGAAGAACTAGAAAGAAAGGAATTGATGAATAGGGAAATTCAAGAATTAAGAGCCAATCGGGATTATAACAACGGGATCATTAAAGAATtaagaaatcaaattgaatttcaaaaggAAACTATTCGAAAGTTTACTGATATTTCAAAAAGAACAGATAGTTGTgatgatttaattttcaaattaagtgATAGGAGCAAAATGCTATCAAAATGTgaacataattttaaagaagTTAATAGAACTTTTGTTGAAAAAAGTGACAGTTTAGTAAAGTTTGAAAATAACTTCAATGAacttaataaaacatttattgaaaaaaattttatgttattaaaatgtgaaaataatttcagtgagcttaaaaaaaacattattgaAAAGAATGAGAGTCTagtaaagttgaaaaataacTTCAATGAGCTTAATGAAAAGTATATTGAAAAGAATAATGGGATATtcaaatgtgaaaataaattcagcgagcttaataaaacatttgttaaGCAGAATAATGAGTtgttaaagcaaacaaaagacttacAAATGTGCAAAACAGATAACGAAATGTTAAAGATAAATGAGAAAAGGATTTCAGATAGTTTTACTTCAAGTattcattcaataaatatacctGACTATGATTCATTCGATGTGTTGTTCGATAATAAGACAGCTGAAAAAGACTGGATAGTAATCCAGCAAAGAATAGACGGTAAAGAAGATTTTTATCGCGATTGGAATACGTACGTAGCAGGCTTTGGATCTTTTGAGGGAGATTTCTTTCTAGGCCTAGAGAAGATTCATCGACTAACGTACTCGACACGCTATCAACTTCGTATTCGCGTGGAATACTTCAATGGAATAATACGACACGCTGGCTAcgataatttcaaaattgacgGCAATGAAACGGACTACACATTGAGCAGTTTGGGTAAATTTTCTGGCGATAACGACGGTCATCCCTGGGGTGGCGACAATTTACGACATCAGGAAGGCATGAAATTCTCAACATTTGACCGCGATAATGATCGGTGGGAGAACGAGTGTGCAAAATCTCATAAAGCAGGATGGTGGCACAATCGTTGCACAGTGAG CAATTTAAATGGATTATACTCAGTGATAGACggcaacaaatacacacaaatgTATTGGTCAAACTTTACGCCTCTCAAGAGTGTTCAAATGATTATACGAAAATATCAACCATtgtaa
- the LOC117570554 gene encoding serine protease 1-like, which produces MWIVFLLLSAIVEAAPPTLSLVEHFDHIITNGYPATLGQAPYIVGLLMRAGAAGSWCGGSIIHHNWVLTAAHCTDDMDGATIFYGATRRTQALFSVNVSAEQIIQHPEWPQSIGNDIALIRTPHVDYWSLVNKVALPAIAERSKSYVDEMATTCGWGSTSDGSPLPEWLQCVDLRIISNQRCSRSYGRLPASVLCVDTPEGRSICDGDSGGPLVTMGEEPTLIGVTSFSDASSCTSVAPAGFTRVTAHLDWIEEVSGVAY; this is translated from the coding sequence ATGTGGATCGTGTTTCTACTGCTCTCAGCAATCGTCGAAGCTGCGCCCCCCACGCTCAGCCTTGTGGAGCACTTCGATCATATTATAACGAATGGATATCCGGCGACATTGGGTCAAGCGCCCTACATTGTCGGCCTGCTGATGCGAGCGGGGGCGGCGGGCAGCTGGTGTGGCGGCTCAATTATACACCACAACTGGGTGCTGACCGCCGCCCATTGCACCGACGACATGGACGGGGCGACAATCTTCTATGGTGCCACGAGGCGCACTCAGGCGCTGTTCAGCGTGAATGTGAGTGCCGAGCAGATTATTCAGCATCCCGAATGGCCGCAGAGCATTGGCAATGACATCGCCCTGATACGCACACCGCATGTGGATTATTGGTCGCTGGTCAATAAGGTGGCATTGCCAGCGATCGCCGAGCGGAGCAAGAGCTATGTGGATGAGATGGCCACCACATGCGGCTGGGGCAGCACAAGCGATGGCAGTCCTCTGCCCGAGTGGCTGCAGTGCGTCGATCTGCGCATCATCAGCAATCAGCGCTGTTCTCGTAGCTACGGACGTCTTCCAGCGAGCGTTTTGTGCGTCGACACTCCCGAGGGTCGTTCGATATGCGATGGCGACTCCGGTGGTCCACTGGTCACCATGGGTGAGGAGCCAACCCTGATTGGCGTCACATCGTTCAGCGATGCCAGTAGCTGCACTTCGGTGGCTCCAGCTGGTTTTACTAGAGTCACCGCCCACTTGGACTGGATCGAAGAGGTCTCCGGTGTGGCTTACTAG
- the LOC127565007 gene encoding angiopoietin-2-like produces the protein MSRIILYTALILVAQGISFAESAINEKATQETELDEQCSAYTYKSVKPFIDYIQHVKDGLEQCELKDKEVKELKEKIVHQEVKEAIIKELRARIDDLHSNLEFQKEIIHSQMLQSKSAVNCDELKFKIVFQNDKLEEYENQLHTLNETLDEKNASLLQWERNLREINQTLAERNNELVNENNNLKVCNTNVDKLKELNENSVCGGCIPGTNSIYVDGYGSFDVLIDNNTAGTGWIVIQQRIDGKEDFYRDWDTYLGGFGSFKGDFFLGLEKIHQLTNSTRHELLIHMKNFDGSISNLG, from the exons ATGAGcagaataatattatatacagcCTTGATTCTGGTTGCTCAAGGAATATCTTTTGCAGAATCAGCAATTAATGAAAAG GCTACTCAAGAAACTGAACTTGACGAACAATGCAGCGCGTACACTTATAAGTCAGTGAAGCCATTCATAGATTATATACAGCATGTTAAAGATGGACTTGAACAGTGTGAACTAAAGGATAAGGAAGTAAAAGAGTTAAAAGAGAAAATTGTTCATCAGGAAGTCAAAGAAGCGATTATTAAAGAATTGAGGGCTCGGATTGACGATCTGCACTCAAATTTAGAATTTCAGAAAGAAATTATTCATAGTCAAATGTTACAATCCAAGAGTGCAGTGAATTGTGacgaattgaaattcaaaatagtGTTTCAAAATGATAAGCTAGAAGAGTACGAAAATCAGCTTCATACGTTAAACGAAACTCTTGATGAAAAGAATGCCAGCCTATTACAATGGGAAAGAAATCTTCGTGAGATTAACCAAACTCTCGCTGAAAGGAATAATGAGTTGgtgaatgaaaataataatttgaaagtatgcaatacaaaTGTTGATAAGTTAAAGgagttaaatgaaaatagcGTTTGTGGTGGTTGTATTCCGGGTACTAATTCAATATATGTAGATGGCTATGGTTCATTCGATGTGTTGATCGATAATAATACAGCTGGAACTGGCTGGATTGTCATCCAGCAGAGAATAGATGGTAAAGAAGATTTTTATCGCGATTGGGACACGTATTTAGGTGGCTTTGGTTCTTTCAAGGGCGACTTCTTTCTAGGCTTAGAAAAGATTCATCAATTAACGAACTCGACACGCCATGAGCTCCTTATTCACATGAAGAACTTTGATGGGAGTATCAGCAAC
- the LOC117569528 gene encoding fibrinogen-like protein 1 isoform X3, with translation MEDFNGIIRYVGYDNYKVDSNETDYTLSSLGQYSGDEDDQIGRDNLRWHEGMKFSTFDNENDLWNQECAEVHRGGWWYNRCTASNLNGEFSVTDGSKYGQMYWADYSPLKSVQMMIRKYYPVVDK, from the exons ATGGAAGACTTCAATGGGATTATACGATATGTTGGCTACGATAATTATAAAGTTGATAGCAATGAAACCGACTATACATTGAGCAGTTTGGGTCAATATTCTGGCGATGAAGACGATCAAATCGGGCGCGACAATTTACGATGGCATGAAGGCATGAAATTCTCAACGTTCGACAACGAAAATGATTTGTGGAACCAAGAGTGTGCAGAGGTTCATCGTGGAGGATGGTGGTACAATCGTTGCACAGCTAG CAATTTAAATGGAGAATTCTCAGTGACGGACGGCAGCAAATACGGACAAATGTATTGGGCGGACTATTCGCCTCTCAAGAGTGTTCAAATGATGATACGAAAATATTATCCAGTGGTGGACAAATAA
- the LOC117568668 gene encoding angiopoietin-related protein 2-like, whose amino-acid sequence MCKTDNEILKITEKMISDSYTSRIHSINVPDYDSFDVLFDNKTAEKDWTVIQQRVDGKENFFRDWNTYVAGFGSFEGDFFLGLEKIHRLTYSTRYQLLIRMEDFYGIIRYVGYDNFKVDGNETDYTLSSLGKYSGDKDDQLRADDNLGWHEGMKFSTFDRDNDLWKDECAKSDRGGWWYNQCAACNLNGEFSVMDGKNNTHMYWADNLPLKSVQMMIRKYKPL is encoded by the exons ATGTGCAAAACAGATAACGAAATATTAAAGATAACTGAGAAAATGATTTCAGATAGTTACACCTCGAGAATTCATTCAATAAATGTACCTGACTATGATTCATTCGACGTGTTATTCGATAATAAGACAGCTGAAAAAGACTGGACAGTTATCCAACAGAGAGTAGATGGAAAAGAAAATTTCTTTCGCGATTGGAATACGTACGTAGCAGGCTTTGGATCTTTTGAGGGAGATTTCTTTCTAGGCCTAGAGAAGATTCATCGACTAACGTACTCGACACGCTATCAACTCCTGATTCGCATGGAAGACTTCTATGGGATTATACGATACGTTGGCTACGATAATTTTAAGGTTGACGGAAATGAAACGGACTATACATTGAGCAGTTTGGGTAAATATTCTGGCGATAAAGACGATCAATTAAGGGCGGACGACAATTTAGGATGGCACGAAGGCATGAAATTCTCAACGTTTGACCGCGATAATGATCTGTGGAAGGACGAGTGTGCAAAAAGTGATAGAGGAGGATGGTGGTACAATCAGTGCGCAGCTTG CAATTTAAATGGAGAATTCTCAGTGATGGACGGCAAGAacaacacacatatgtattgGGCAGACAATTTGCCTCTCAAGAGTGTTCAAATGATGATACGAAAATATAAACCATTGTAA